One region of Brachybacterium saurashtrense genomic DNA includes:
- a CDS encoding TIGR00730 family Rossman fold protein, producing MTHEDRERHRKGPITLRGAQRPARTTDQRLLEEDGPADWVHADPWRVLRIQAEFVEGFGALAELGPAISLFGSARLREDSPYYDCAVRIAQGVVEMGYAVITGGGPGIMEAGNRGAQEAGGVSVGLGIELPHEQGMNEYVDLGVDFRYFFARKTMFVKYSSGFVVMPGGFGTFDELFEALCLMQTHKIDLFPVVLVGREYWQGLLDWLRGTVVEGGMVSPADIDLLRVVDTAEEALEVLREAATRGPAAS from the coding sequence ATGACTCACGAGGATCGAGAGCGTCACCGCAAGGGGCCGATCACGCTGCGCGGCGCGCAGCGGCCCGCCCGCACCACGGACCAGCGCCTGCTGGAGGAGGACGGCCCGGCGGACTGGGTGCACGCGGACCCGTGGCGGGTGCTGCGGATCCAGGCGGAGTTCGTCGAGGGCTTCGGCGCGCTCGCCGAGCTGGGCCCGGCGATCTCGCTGTTCGGCTCCGCCCGGCTGCGCGAGGACAGCCCCTACTACGACTGCGCCGTCCGGATCGCGCAGGGCGTGGTGGAGATGGGGTACGCGGTGATCACCGGCGGCGGGCCCGGGATCATGGAGGCCGGCAACCGCGGCGCGCAGGAGGCCGGCGGGGTGTCCGTGGGGCTGGGCATCGAGCTGCCCCACGAGCAGGGGATGAACGAGTATGTCGACCTCGGGGTGGACTTCCGCTACTTCTTCGCGCGCAAGACGATGTTCGTGAAGTACTCCAGCGGCTTCGTGGTGATGCCCGGCGGCTTCGGCACCTTCGACGAGCTGTTCGAGGCGCTCTGCCTGATGCAGACCCACAAGATCGACCTGTTCCCCGTGGTGCTGGTGGGGCGCGAGTACTGGCAGGGCCTGCTGGACTGGCTGCGCGGCACCGTGGTCGAGGGCGGGATGGTCAGCCCCGCGGACATCGACCTGCTGCGCGTGGTGGACACCGCCGAGGAGGCGCTGGAGGTGCTGCGCGAGGCGGCGACGAGGGGGCCGGCCGCGTCATGA
- a CDS encoding DUF3117 domain-containing protein, with protein MAAMKPRTGDGPLEVVEEGRSIIMRVPLEGGGRLVVEIAASEAAELHEALEGVIG; from the coding sequence ATGGCTGCTATGAAGCCGCGCACCGGTGACGGTCCGCTCGAGGTCGTGGAGGAGGGTCGCAGCATCATCATGCGCGTCCCGCTCGAAGGGGGAGGCCGCCTGGTCGTCGAGATCGCCGCGTCGGAGGCGGCTGAGCTTCACGAGGCCCTCGAGGGCGTCATCGGCTAG
- a CDS encoding O-methyltransferase, with amino-acid sequence MPSGKVAGWAHGEEFLDEATLFADDGVLARARERGSELGATPVLPGAGALMRVLAASVRARSAVEIGTGSGVGSLYLLSGMHPDGVLTTIDPEVENQRAAREAFAEAGIRTPRVRTIAGRPRDVVGRLTDHAYDLVSFPAHAPHSLDLLEHARRLLRPGGVLVIPHALFHDRVPDPTARDATTQSVRALLRAVSEAEDLVAVLTGSGDGVLAAVLRP; translated from the coding sequence ATGCCGTCGGGAAAGGTGGCCGGCTGGGCCCACGGTGAGGAGTTCCTCGACGAGGCGACCCTCTTCGCCGACGACGGGGTGCTCGCGCGCGCCCGGGAGCGCGGCAGCGAGCTCGGCGCCACCCCGGTGCTGCCCGGTGCCGGCGCGCTGATGCGCGTGCTGGCCGCGTCCGTGCGTGCCCGCTCCGCGGTGGAGATCGGAACCGGCAGCGGGGTGGGCTCGCTCTACCTGCTCTCGGGCATGCATCCCGACGGGGTGCTCACCACGATCGATCCGGAGGTGGAGAACCAGCGGGCGGCCCGCGAGGCCTTCGCGGAGGCGGGGATCCGCACCCCAAGGGTGCGCACCATCGCCGGGCGCCCGCGCGATGTGGTGGGCCGGCTCACGGACCACGCCTACGACCTGGTGAGCTTCCCCGCGCACGCCCCGCACTCCCTGGACCTGCTCGAGCACGCCCGCCGCCTGCTGCGCCCCGGCGGGGTGCTGGTGATCCCGCACGCCCTGTTCCACGACCGGGTGCCAGACCCGACCGCACGGGACGCCACCACGCAGTCCGTGCGCGCCCTGCTGCGGGCCGTCTCCGAGGCGGAGGATCTCGTCGCCGTGCTCACCGGCAGCGGCGACGGCGTGCTCGCGGCCGTGCTGCGCCCCTGA
- the tatB gene encoding Sec-independent protein translocase protein TatB: MGGTGFFGLGGWELVVLLIIFLVVVGPQRLPDVTRQLVRWVRQARRWVDDSRTTVEDEMGIAIEDLKKYDPRQYDPRRIIREAWGDTDLEDLVPSKEALGVAAGGAAAGAAATATKGKKGAAGKDKGPQRAPFDDEAT, from the coding sequence ATGGGCGGCACTGGATTCTTCGGCCTCGGCGGCTGGGAGCTCGTCGTCCTGCTCATCATCTTCCTGGTGGTCGTGGGCCCGCAGCGGCTCCCGGACGTCACCCGGCAGCTGGTGCGCTGGGTGCGCCAGGCGCGCCGCTGGGTGGACGACTCCCGCACCACCGTCGAGGACGAGATGGGCATCGCCATCGAGGACCTCAAGAAGTACGATCCGCGCCAGTACGATCCGCGCCGCATCATCCGCGAGGCCTGGGGGGACACCGACCTCGAGGACCTGGTGCCCAGCAAGGAGGCGCTGGGCGTCGCCGCCGGCGGCGCGGCGGCCGGTGCCGCCGCCACCGCGACGAAGGGGAAGAAGGGCGCGGCCGGCAAGGACAAGGGCCCGCAGCGCGCCCCCTTCGACGACGAGGCCACCTGA
- a CDS encoding P-loop NTPase — protein sequence MDPEIHRPLTELGMVDSVEVDADGTARVQVLVTIEGCPMRDRIERETAEATATVPGLSRVEVSTRAMSEEQRRELTTRLRQGRRQIPFNQPGSLTRIFAISSGKGGVGKSTVTANLAAAMAADGLRVGVIDADIHGFSMPGMFGIDDQPTKVSDLLMPPEAHGVAVMSIGMFVPEGQAVVWRGPKMHRAIEQFASDVFWGDLDVLLLDLPPGTGDVAISVAQLLPSAQMVVVTTPQQSASGVAERVGSLSTSTEQEIAGVVENMAGLTLPDGSVMDVFGTGGGDRVAQALGRSVGHDVPVLGRVGLDPALREGADQGVPLVVSRPDSPTALALRGIARSLVRKPRGLGGMKLPLTVTRH from the coding sequence ATGGATCCCGAGATCCACCGCCCCCTCACCGAGCTCGGCATGGTCGACTCGGTGGAGGTCGATGCCGACGGCACCGCCCGGGTGCAGGTGCTGGTGACGATCGAGGGCTGCCCGATGCGGGACCGGATCGAACGGGAGACGGCAGAGGCGACGGCCACCGTGCCCGGCCTGTCGCGGGTGGAGGTCTCCACCCGCGCGATGAGCGAGGAGCAGCGCCGGGAGCTCACCACCCGCCTGCGCCAGGGCCGGCGCCAGATCCCCTTCAACCAGCCGGGCTCCCTCACCCGCATCTTCGCGATCTCCTCCGGGAAAGGCGGGGTGGGCAAGTCCACCGTCACCGCGAACCTCGCCGCCGCGATGGCGGCCGACGGACTGCGGGTGGGCGTGATCGACGCGGACATCCACGGCTTCTCGATGCCGGGCATGTTCGGCATCGACGATCAGCCCACCAAGGTCTCGGACCTGCTGATGCCGCCCGAGGCGCACGGCGTCGCGGTGATGAGCATCGGCATGTTCGTCCCCGAGGGGCAGGCGGTGGTGTGGCGCGGCCCCAAGATGCACCGCGCCATCGAGCAGTTCGCCTCGGACGTGTTCTGGGGAGACCTCGACGTGCTGCTGCTGGACCTCCCGCCCGGCACCGGCGATGTCGCGATCTCCGTGGCGCAGCTGCTGCCGAGCGCGCAGATGGTGGTCGTCACCACCCCGCAGCAGTCCGCCTCCGGGGTGGCCGAGCGGGTCGGATCGCTCTCCACCTCCACGGAGCAGGAGATCGCGGGCGTGGTCGAGAACATGGCCGGGCTCACCCTGCCGGACGGCTCGGTGATGGACGTGTTCGGCACCGGCGGCGGCGACCGGGTGGCGCAGGCGCTCGGCCGGTCCGTCGGCCACGACGTGCCGGTGCTCGGCCGGGTGGGTCTCGATCCCGCCCTGCGCGAGGGCGCCGATCAGGGGGTGCCGCTGGTGGTCTCCCGGCCCGACTCCCCCACCGCGCTCGCGCTGCGGGGCATCGCCCGCTCCCTGGTGCGCAAGCCCCGCGGGCTGGGCGGGATGAAGCTGCCGCTGACGGTCACGCGGCACTGA
- a CDS encoding DUF1003 domain-containing protein translates to MAEHTPGPLDDPSPRRGQLLRNPLRGDAFGRAAEGFARMMGTPAFLVGMTLFCAVWLTWNSLAPESAQFDPRALNFTLLTLILSLQASYAAPLLLLAQNRQDDRDRVQAEQDRQSNERNHATTDFITREIASLRLALNDVATRDFVRGELRDLLEELEEESPRPGVDPEALRAVLREEVEAALDRRTAETPTTPAPEKEQHPK, encoded by the coding sequence ATGGCCGAGCACACTCCCGGGCCGCTCGACGACCCCTCGCCGCGCCGGGGCCAGCTGCTGCGCAACCCCCTGCGCGGCGACGCCTTCGGCCGCGCCGCCGAGGGCTTCGCGCGCATGATGGGCACCCCCGCCTTCCTGGTGGGGATGACGCTGTTCTGCGCCGTGTGGCTCACCTGGAACTCGCTCGCCCCGGAATCGGCGCAGTTCGATCCGCGCGCGCTGAACTTCACCCTGCTCACCCTGATCCTCTCGCTGCAGGCCTCCTACGCCGCGCCGCTGCTGCTGCTGGCGCAGAACCGCCAGGACGACCGCGACCGGGTCCAGGCCGAGCAGGACCGCCAGTCCAACGAGCGCAACCACGCCACCACCGACTTCATCACCCGTGAGATCGCCTCGCTGCGGCTGGCCCTGAACGACGTCGCCACCCGCGACTTCGTGCGCGGCGAGCTGCGCGACCTCCTCGAGGAGCTCGAGGAGGAGTCGCCGCGGCCCGGCGTCGATCCGGAGGCGCTGCGCGCCGTGCTCCGCGAGGAGGTCGAGGCGGCCCTGGACCGCCGCACCGCCGAGACGCCCACCACCCCCGCCCCCGAGAAGGAGCAGCACCCCAAGTGA
- a CDS encoding magnesium transporter MgtE N-terminal domain-containing protein translates to MSTAAQPRFYAARLAGTSVFDPIGDMVATVRDVVVVPSSRTSARAVGLVVEVGAKRRVFLPITRVTSISPGQVISTGVLNVRRFEKRTGELLVIGDLLDRVVTLQDGTGEATVLDIALDQNRHRDWEVSRLHLRRRRGSSLSRLVSRGQTLTVELSEVAGLYGSQAEQSAHLLAASYQDLNPADLAEIIQELEPKRRIELAGELADERLADVLEELPEDIRVEVVTGLDAKRAADILDAMDPDDAADLVQELPDAVASQLLNLMEPEEAEDVRRLLAYDEYTAGGMMTTEPLVVAPETPVAHCLAMISREAIHAALASTVHVCRSPLETPTGKLLGIVHFQQLLRERPDRPVGEIIDQDKVAVDPRAPLSTVTREMATYNLVSIPVVDDDGRLLGAVTVDDVLDHVLPDDWREQDEPPPTTGQIDLSEIARATARSGEEDDRTDRTKGD, encoded by the coding sequence GTGAGCACCGCCGCGCAGCCCCGCTTCTACGCGGCGCGACTGGCCGGCACCAGCGTCTTCGATCCGATCGGGGACATGGTGGCGACGGTGCGCGACGTGGTGGTGGTGCCCTCCAGCCGCACCAGCGCCCGGGCCGTGGGCCTGGTGGTGGAGGTGGGCGCCAAGCGGCGCGTGTTCCTGCCGATCACGCGGGTCACCTCCATCTCCCCCGGCCAGGTGATCTCCACCGGGGTGCTGAACGTGCGCCGCTTCGAGAAGCGCACCGGCGAGCTGCTGGTGATCGGCGATCTGCTGGACCGGGTGGTGACGCTGCAGGACGGCACCGGCGAGGCGACGGTGCTGGACATCGCGCTGGATCAGAACCGCCACCGCGACTGGGAGGTCTCGCGCCTGCACCTGCGGCGCCGTCGCGGCAGCTCGCTGAGCCGGCTCGTCTCCCGCGGCCAGACCCTCACCGTCGAGCTCTCCGAGGTGGCGGGGCTGTACGGCAGCCAGGCGGAGCAGTCCGCGCACCTGCTGGCCGCCTCCTACCAGGACCTCAACCCGGCCGATCTCGCCGAGATCATCCAGGAGCTGGAGCCCAAGCGACGGATCGAGCTCGCCGGGGAGCTGGCCGACGAGCGGCTCGCGGACGTGCTCGAGGAGCTGCCGGAGGACATCCGGGTCGAGGTGGTCACCGGGCTGGACGCCAAGCGCGCCGCGGACATCCTCGACGCGATGGATCCCGACGACGCCGCGGACCTGGTCCAGGAGCTGCCGGACGCCGTCGCCTCCCAGCTGCTGAACCTGATGGAGCCGGAGGAGGCGGAGGACGTGCGCCGCCTGCTGGCGTACGACGAGTACACCGCCGGCGGCATGATGACCACCGAGCCGCTGGTCGTGGCGCCGGAGACCCCGGTGGCGCACTGCCTGGCGATGATCAGCCGGGAGGCGATCCACGCCGCGCTCGCCTCCACGGTGCACGTGTGCCGCTCGCCGCTGGAGACCCCCACCGGGAAGCTGCTGGGCATCGTCCACTTCCAGCAGCTCCTGCGGGAGCGCCCGGACCGGCCCGTCGGCGAGATCATCGACCAGGACAAGGTGGCCGTGGATCCCCGTGCACCGCTGTCCACGGTGACCCGCGAGATGGCGACCTACAACCTCGTCTCCATCCCGGTGGTGGACGACGACGGCCGCCTGCTGGGCGCCGTGACCGTGGACGACGTGCTCGACCACGTGCTGCCCGATGACTGGCGCGAGCAGGACGAGCCGCCGCCGACCACCGGACAGATCGATCTCTCGGAGATCGCCCGCGCCACCGCGCGCAGCGGCGAGGAGGACGACCGCACGGACCGCACGAAGGGGGACTGA
- a CDS encoding aminopeptidase P family protein produces MSTENTETSTDGTTNGERMKDLASRGDSRSQRPSSEAFRAFISSGWDETVPDAERREAADHTPARRDALVGRLPATRMVLPAGVLKVRSNDTDYPFRPDSAFAYYAGLGTDEEPDSVLVVEPSAEDPARAEATYFFRPRAGFDTSEFYADSRYGEMWVGRRPTVAEASQRLGIEVRHIDELRDHLAKDVGAQLSLTVMPEVDAGVEAMVAEIREQNGLPDGEDAAAERAALKEAASEARLVKDEYEIRQMRQAVDATLRGFEDVIRSLPRAVGHPRGERVIEGAFAATARADGNGVGYDTIAAAGDHACTLHWTRNDGAVRPDELVLVDAGVEIDSLYTADVTRTLPVSGTFSPVQRRVYDAVLEAADASFAVARPGLRFRDLHTAAMEVLAARLEEWGLLPGTAAESLAPEGQWHRRWMPHGTSHHLGMDVHDCAQARREMYLDAELVPGMVFTIEPGLYFKENDLLVPEELRGIGVRIEDDVLVTADGVENLSAAAPRRAEDVEAWIAEMQR; encoded by the coding sequence GTGAGCACCGAGAACACCGAGACCAGCACCGACGGCACCACCAACGGCGAGCGGATGAAGGACCTCGCCTCCCGGGGGGACTCCCGCTCGCAGCGCCCCAGCAGCGAGGCGTTCCGGGCGTTCATCTCCTCCGGCTGGGACGAGACGGTGCCGGACGCCGAACGCCGCGAGGCGGCCGATCACACGCCCGCACGCCGCGACGCCCTGGTGGGCCGCCTGCCGGCGACCCGGATGGTGCTGCCCGCGGGCGTGCTCAAGGTGCGCTCGAACGACACCGACTACCCCTTCCGCCCCGACTCCGCCTTCGCGTACTACGCGGGGCTGGGCACCGACGAGGAGCCCGACAGCGTGCTCGTCGTCGAGCCGTCCGCGGAGGACCCGGCCCGCGCCGAGGCGACCTACTTCTTCCGGCCCCGCGCCGGCTTCGACACCAGCGAGTTCTACGCCGATTCCCGCTACGGCGAGATGTGGGTGGGGCGTCGCCCCACCGTGGCCGAGGCCTCCCAGCGGCTCGGCATCGAGGTGCGACACATCGACGAGCTGCGCGACCACCTCGCCAAGGACGTCGGCGCCCAGCTGTCGCTGACGGTGATGCCCGAGGTCGATGCGGGCGTGGAGGCGATGGTCGCCGAGATCCGGGAGCAGAACGGCCTGCCCGACGGGGAGGACGCCGCCGCGGAGCGCGCCGCCCTCAAGGAGGCCGCCAGCGAGGCCCGCCTGGTCAAGGACGAGTACGAGATCCGCCAGATGCGCCAGGCGGTCGACGCGACCCTGCGCGGCTTCGAGGACGTGATCCGCAGCCTCCCCCGGGCCGTGGGCCATCCGCGCGGGGAGCGCGTGATCGAGGGCGCCTTCGCCGCGACCGCGCGCGCCGACGGCAACGGCGTGGGCTACGACACCATCGCCGCGGCGGGCGACCACGCCTGCACCCTGCACTGGACCCGCAACGACGGTGCGGTGCGCCCCGACGAGCTGGTGCTGGTGGACGCCGGCGTGGAGATCGACTCGCTGTACACCGCGGACGTCACCCGCACCCTGCCGGTCTCCGGCACCTTCTCCCCCGTGCAGCGCCGGGTGTACGACGCCGTGCTGGAGGCCGCCGACGCCTCCTTCGCGGTGGCCCGCCCGGGGCTGCGCTTCCGCGACCTGCACACCGCGGCGATGGAGGTGCTGGCCGCGCGCCTGGAGGAGTGGGGGCTGCTGCCGGGCACCGCCGCGGAGTCCCTGGCTCCCGAGGGGCAGTGGCACCGGCGCTGGATGCCGCACGGCACCAGCCATCACCTGGGCATGGACGTGCACGACTGCGCCCAGGCGCGGCGCGAGATGTACCTCGACGCCGAGCTGGTGCCGGGGATGGTGTTCACCATCGAGCCGGGCCTGTACTTCAAGGAGAACGACCTGCTGGTGCCCGAGGAGCTGCGCGGCATCGGCGTGCGCATCGAGGACGACGTGCTGGTCACCGCCGACGGGGTCGAGAACCTCTCCGCCGCCGCGCCGCGGCGTGCCGAGGACGTCGAGGCCTGGATCGCCGAGATGCAGCGGTGA
- a CDS encoding PHP domain-containing protein, which yields MSERSDSPATQRIDLHSHSTCSDGTTSVPELFAQARAAGLDVLALTDHDTVEGWPQLPAAVAASGVAAVPGIEVSCEQGHRSVHLLALLVDPSGHTDLAAEMAEARSSRIERARRMVALIGEDHPVCWEDVLAQVAGEETVIGRPHIADALVAAGVVPDRSTAFTEILRPTGPYYVPYYAPSPLEAVAAIREAGGVSVIAHPGSVTRDDDLPVELLEELVEAGLDGVEVHHREHDDAERERLGAFAARHDLLVTGGSDFHGTGKPNRLGEHLTALEVLAEIERRATSGTSVLRP from the coding sequence ATGAGTGAGAGGTCAGACTCCCCGGCGACGCAGCGCATCGACCTGCACTCGCACAGCACCTGCTCGGACGGCACCACCTCCGTCCCGGAACTGTTCGCGCAGGCGCGCGCGGCCGGGTTGGACGTGCTGGCGCTCACCGACCACGACACCGTGGAGGGCTGGCCGCAGCTGCCCGCCGCGGTCGCCGCCAGCGGCGTCGCGGCCGTGCCCGGCATCGAGGTCTCCTGCGAGCAGGGGCACCGCAGCGTGCACCTGCTGGCCCTGCTGGTGGACCCGTCCGGGCACACCGACCTGGCCGCCGAGATGGCCGAGGCGCGCTCCTCCCGCATCGAGCGCGCCCGGCGCATGGTCGCGCTGATCGGGGAGGACCACCCGGTCTGCTGGGAGGACGTGCTCGCGCAGGTGGCGGGGGAGGAGACGGTGATCGGACGGCCCCACATCGCCGACGCCCTCGTCGCCGCGGGGGTGGTGCCGGACCGGTCCACGGCGTTCACCGAGATACTGCGCCCGACGGGTCCCTACTACGTGCCCTACTACGCGCCCTCGCCGCTCGAGGCGGTGGCCGCGATCCGGGAGGCCGGCGGCGTCTCCGTGATCGCGCACCCCGGCTCCGTCACCCGCGACGACGACCTGCCGGTGGAGCTGCTCGAGGAGCTCGTGGAGGCCGGGCTGGACGGTGTGGAGGTGCACCACCGAGAGCACGACGACGCCGAACGGGAGCGGCTCGGCGCCTTCGCCGCACGGCACGACCTGCTGGTCACCGGCGGCAGCGACTTCCACGGCACGGGCAAGCCCAACCGGCTGGGCGAGCACCTCACCGCGCTCGAGGTGCTCGCGGAGATCGAACGCCGCGCCACCAGCGGAACCTCCGTGCTCCGCCCCTGA
- a CDS encoding DEAD/DEAH box helicase — protein MPETIPHTDEAVSASPAVEQSSGTPDPQKTFADFDVRADIVEALAAKGITTPFPIQALTLPVALRGRDIIGQAKTGTGKTLGFGIPLLQNSVAPGEPNPQDRPIGRPQALVVLPTRELAVQVAHDLETASAKRPIRILTVYGGRAYEPQIEALEKGVEVVVGTPGRLIDLMRQKHLDLSQVRTAVLDEADEMLDLGFLEDIEKLLQAVPTNRQTMLFSATMPGPIMALARRFMLQPTHIRAHDPGDEARTKADIKQVVYRAHQLDKIEVMARVLQARGRGLSIIFMRTKRQADRVAGDLADRGFAAAPLHGDLGQGAREQALRAFRNGKIDVLVATDVAARGIDVTDVTHVVNWNCPDDDKTYLHRTGRTGRAGKKGTAITFVDWEDLARWGLIARQLGLESTEAVETYSTSDHLFTDLDIPTDAKGTLPKDRRTREGLDAEEIEDLGGPDAAGRAPRGEGRGGRESGRGGRDRGGRGEGRSRGARRGGGEARGESDGGPREDAPARDEAGGESSERPRRQRSRSRTRRVHGEVVGGDGAGGEAPSNGPGDEGDSSESGGGSSNRRRRSRGGRGRSRSRGGSSNGGSSHGGSEG, from the coding sequence GTGCCTGAAACCATCCCGCACACCGATGAGGCCGTGTCGGCCTCCCCCGCCGTCGAGCAGAGCTCCGGCACCCCCGACCCGCAGAAGACCTTCGCCGACTTCGACGTCCGCGCCGACATCGTCGAGGCGCTCGCCGCCAAGGGCATCACCACGCCCTTCCCGATCCAGGCCCTGACCCTGCCGGTGGCCCTCCGCGGCCGCGACATCATCGGCCAGGCCAAGACCGGCACCGGCAAGACCCTCGGATTCGGCATCCCGCTGCTGCAGAACTCCGTCGCCCCCGGCGAGCCGAACCCGCAGGACCGCCCGATCGGGAGGCCGCAGGCGCTCGTCGTGCTGCCCACCCGCGAGCTCGCGGTGCAGGTGGCGCACGATCTCGAGACCGCCTCGGCGAAGCGCCCGATCCGCATCCTCACCGTCTACGGCGGCCGCGCCTACGAGCCGCAGATCGAGGCGCTCGAGAAGGGCGTCGAGGTGGTGGTGGGCACGCCGGGCCGTCTCATCGACCTGATGCGCCAGAAGCACCTGGACCTCTCCCAGGTGCGCACCGCGGTGCTCGACGAGGCCGACGAGATGCTCGACCTGGGCTTCCTCGAGGACATCGAGAAGCTGCTGCAGGCGGTGCCCACGAACCGGCAGACGATGCTGTTCTCGGCCACGATGCCCGGCCCGATCATGGCGCTCGCGCGCCGGTTCATGCTGCAGCCCACCCACATCCGCGCCCACGACCCCGGCGACGAGGCCCGCACCAAGGCGGACATCAAGCAGGTGGTCTACCGCGCTCACCAGCTCGACAAGATCGAGGTGATGGCCCGGGTGCTGCAGGCCCGAGGCCGCGGCCTGTCCATCATCTTCATGCGCACCAAGCGCCAGGCGGACCGGGTGGCCGGCGATCTCGCGGACCGCGGATTCGCCGCCGCCCCGCTGCACGGCGATCTGGGACAGGGGGCGCGTGAGCAGGCGCTGCGCGCCTTCCGCAACGGCAAGATCGACGTGCTGGTGGCGACCGACGTCGCCGCCCGCGGCATCGACGTCACCGACGTCACCCACGTCGTGAACTGGAACTGCCCCGACGACGACAAGACCTACCTCCACCGCACCGGCCGCACCGGCCGCGCGGGCAAGAAGGGCACCGCGATCACGTTCGTGGACTGGGAGGACCTCGCGCGCTGGGGCCTGATCGCCCGGCAGCTGGGACTGGAGTCGACCGAGGCCGTGGAGACCTACTCCACCTCCGACCACCTGTTCACCGATCTCGACATCCCCACCGACGCCAAGGGCACACTGCCGAAGGACCGGCGCACGCGGGAGGGCCTGGACGCGGAGGAGATCGAGGATCTCGGCGGTCCCGACGCGGCCGGTCGGGCCCCGCGCGGCGAGGGCCGCGGCGGGCGCGAGAGCGGCCGGGGCGGCCGCGACCGCGGCGGGCGCGGCGAGGGCCGTTCCCGCGGTGCGCGTCGCGGCGGCGGGGAGGCGCGCGGCGAGAGCGACGGCGGGCCGCGCGAGGACGCCCCCGCGCGGGACGAGGCGGGCGGCGAGTCCTCCGAGCGTCCGCGTCGCCAGCGCTCCCGCTCGCGCACCCGCCGGGTGCACGGCGAGGTCGTCGGCGGCGACGGCGCAGGCGGCGAGGCGCCGTCGAACGGCCCCGGGGACGAGGGCGACTCCTCCGAGTCGGGCGGCGGCTCCTCGAACCGTCGGCGGCGTTCACGCGGCGGCCGTGGTCGCAGCCGCAGTCGTGGCGGCTCCTCGAACGGCGGCTCCTCACACGGCGGCTCCGAGGGCTGA